Below is a genomic region from Streptomyces sp. NBC_00461.
TGATCTCCTTCCATGACAGCTACCAGATCCAACTGGAGCTGCTGCGCGGTGAACTGGGCCTGCCCACCCGCGACATCGACACACTGCTGTGCCTCGCCGACAAGACCCGGTTCAAGGCACACCCCGCGGTCCGCGACCACATCACCCGCCACATCGAACTCGATCCGTCGGCGAAGGCACCCGCTGCGCTCGCGGCCGTCAGCGCCGCCCTGTCCTTCCCCGTCGTGGTCAAGCCCTCCAACGGCTTCTACAGCGCGGGCGTGGTGAAGGCCGCGACACCGGAGGAGTTCCCGAAGGCCTTCCTGCAGACCAAGCGGGTCTGCACGGTGCTGCGCGAGGGAGCCGGCCAGTCCGGGATGCTCGCGGAGGAGTACCTCGACGGCAACGAGTACGCCGTCGACGGCATGGTCAGCGACGGCCGGATCATCCCGCTGCAGATCCACCGGAAACTGCCGCCCCTGGTGGGCCCCCTCTTCCACGAAGTGGCCTACCTGACCGAGCCGTTCGACGCGGAGCTGGGCCGTGACTTCACCGCCCTGCTGGAGCACGTGATCCCGGGCGTCGGCCTGGACAACTCGCCCTTCCACGCGGAGTTCCGGTTCGACGGCCAAGGGCGGCTGCGCATCCTCGAACTCGCCCCACGGCTGTGCGGCGGCGGTACCACCACGTACCAGCAACTGCGCATCTGCACCGGAATCGACGCCTACGACCTGCTGCACAGGCTGGGCCGCGAGCCCCTCGCCCCCGAGCCGCTGCACCACCGCGTGGCACTGGAATACGACGCCCCCATCGAGCGCAGCGGCTTCCTCAAGAACACCGCCCGCGCGGTCGAGGTGTGCCACAAGAACGACGTCACCACCGTGCATCTGCACCGCGAGGACGGCCAGTTCGTGCTCGCCCCACCGCTCAACTTCGAGACGGTCCTCACGGCCTACTTCGCCCGCGACACCCGCGAAGAGGCCGAGGCACTGCTGGATGTCCTGATGACCGACTGCACGATCGAGACCGAAACGGAAAAGTCCTCATGAGGCCGGAAATCAAGCGCGCTCAGCACACCATCCCCACCGGCGCCAGCTCGCCGCTGCGCGCCTGCCGCAACGTCGAAAGCGCCCCGCTGGTCGTCGCCGAGGCCCACGGGCAGTATCTCCACGACATCGACGGCACCCGGTACGTCGACTTCATGTACGGCTTCGGGCCGCTCATCCTCGGACACGCCCCGCAGCCCGTCAGCGACGCCATCGCCCGCCAGGCCGCGAACGGCACGCTGTTCGGCACGTACTGCGTGCAGGAGGTCGAGTTGGCCGAGCGCATCGCCGAGACCGCCGGCCACCTGGAGCAACTGCGCTTCGTGTGCAGCGGCACCGAGGCCGTGATGTCCACGCTCAGGCTGGCCCGCGCCCACACCGGGCGCACCGGCGTGCTGCGCTTCAACGGCGGCTACCACGGCCACTTCGACCTGGTGCAGAACAAGGACGAGGCACGCATGCGCGACGCCGGTCTCGACCCGGCCGCGATGCGTTCCAACGTCTACGCCGAGTACAACGACACCGAGAGCGTCGAGCGCGCCTTCGCCGAGCACCCCGGCCGGATCGCCGCCGTGGTCGTCGAACCCATCGCCTGCAACATGTCCCTCGTGCTGCCGCAGGACGGCTTCCTCGCCGACCTGCGCCGCATCTGCGACCGCGAGGGCACGCTGCTGATCTTCGACGAGGTCATCACCGGCTTCCGGCTCACCTACGGACCGGCCTCCGAACTGCTCGGTGTCGCCCCGGACCTCACCGCCTTCGGCAAGATCATCGGAGGGGGCACGCCCGTCGGCGCGTTCGGCGGCCGCCGCGACATCATGCGGCTGCTCGACGAGGAGCAGGTCCTGCAGGGGGGCACCCTGGCCGGAAATCCGCTGACCATGGCGGCCGGCCTCGCCACCCTGGACGTGCTGGCCGAGCCCGGCTTCTACGAGGACCTGGAGCGCAAGGGCGCCCTCCTGGAGGCCGCGGTGGAGCGTCACAGGGCCGAGAAGGGGCTCGACTTCCACTTCGTGCGCACCGGCAGCATCTTCGCGTTCATCTTCGTTCCGCGCAGTGCCACGGTGCGCCGCAAGGCGGACGTCGCCGCCCAGCCTGTGTCGCCGTACACCACGCTGTACGCGGGCATCCGCGAGGCCGGCTACCACCTGGCGCCGGACATCGAGGAGCCGATGTACATCTCCGCCGCGACGACGGACGAGACGCTGGAGGACTTCGCGGCCCGCGCCGTCGAACTCCTCGCCGCGGACCCGAACACGCCGGTCGTCACCCCGGCCTAGGGGCGTTTCCAAAGTCCTGCACAGCACCCACGGCGCCCGGCACGCACTCTCGCCGCACCGGCCGAAACCCCGAGTACGTCCAGTACGAGGGCTTTCGTCCGGCACGCCGAGAGCACGCACCGGACACCGCGGGCACCGCACCGGACTTTCGAAACACCCCTAGGAACGCTCCTCGGCCGGGCGGGCGCCGCTGTCCGGCGCCCGCCCGGCGCACAGGACACCCCCCTGGTACGACCGCGGGCGGTGCCCGCCCGCCCAGAGTCGACGGGACTTTTCATGAACAACGAGGCCGGGACCCTTCCCCTCCTCCCCACCCAAGAGAGCGTGCTGTTCGCCGAGACGGCACACGGACGGCCGGGCACCCACAACCTGGCCCTGGCGCTGCGGCTCTCCGGTCCGCTCGACCGTGCCGCTCTCGACGGCGCGCTGCGCACCCTGACCGAGCGGCACGAGGCGTTGCGGACGGGCATCACCGAGCACGCGGGCGGGCCGCGTCAGTCGATCGCCGACGCGGTGACCGTGCCCGTCGAGGAGACCGACCTCACGGCCACCGCCCCGGACCTCATCGACGGCGTCCTCGACCGGCACTGCACCGAGGCACAGGACCGGCCGTTCCGGCTCGACCGGGCACCGCTGCTGCGAGCCACGCTGTTCCGGCTCGACACGCAGCGCCACGTCCTGCTGCTCGTCGCGCACCACACCATCGCCGACGGCGACTCCCTCGACGTCCTCGCGCGCGAGTTCGCCGTCCTGTACGCGGCG
It encodes:
- a CDS encoding aspartate aminotransferase family protein → MRPEIKRAQHTIPTGASSPLRACRNVESAPLVVAEAHGQYLHDIDGTRYVDFMYGFGPLILGHAPQPVSDAIARQAANGTLFGTYCVQEVELAERIAETAGHLEQLRFVCSGTEAVMSTLRLARAHTGRTGVLRFNGGYHGHFDLVQNKDEARMRDAGLDPAAMRSNVYAEYNDTESVERAFAEHPGRIAAVVVEPIACNMSLVLPQDGFLADLRRICDREGTLLIFDEVITGFRLTYGPASELLGVAPDLTAFGKIIGGGTPVGAFGGRRDIMRLLDEEQVLQGGTLAGNPLTMAAGLATLDVLAEPGFYEDLERKGALLEAAVERHRAEKGLDFHFVRTGSIFAFIFVPRSATVRRKADVAAQPVSPYTTLYAGIREAGYHLAPDIEEPMYISAATTDETLEDFAARAVELLAADPNTPVVTPA
- a CDS encoding ATP-grasp domain-containing protein, with the translated sequence MNVLILGREEDCRDYLDYAQRRGFTVRFFDPPRLTADRADWRRTVAEGVDLTGIDDVISFHDSYQIQLELLRGELGLPTRDIDTLLCLADKTRFKAHPAVRDHITRHIELDPSAKAPAALAAVSAALSFPVVVKPSNGFYSAGVVKAATPEEFPKAFLQTKRVCTVLREGAGQSGMLAEEYLDGNEYAVDGMVSDGRIIPLQIHRKLPPLVGPLFHEVAYLTEPFDAELGRDFTALLEHVIPGVGLDNSPFHAEFRFDGQGRLRILELAPRLCGGGTTTYQQLRICTGIDAYDLLHRLGREPLAPEPLHHRVALEYDAPIERSGFLKNTARAVEVCHKNDVTTVHLHREDGQFVLAPPLNFETVLTAYFARDTREEAEALLDVLMTDCTIETETEKSS